CGCGCGAGAAGGTCCGCATGAAACAGTCTTCGGCGACCTGCGATTTGCGAAGAAGTTCCGACTTTAAGATCCGCTTGAGACGCCGCGGGCATTCCGTTGAAGGCTTCTGCTTCTTCGAGCCCACGGGCGATCAGGTGTGCCGATTTGCACACGCACGACGAATTCGCACACTTCGGCTCGTGTGCAGCGAGCACGAGGTGGAAAATCTCGCGCTTTTCCGGTTACTCCGTTTCGGCACGACGTATGCGATCGCTGTGATCCGGAACACTCCGCACGGCTCCCTTCCCGAAGGAACTCATCGATGTCCTCGACCGAACTCAACGCGATGCATGGCGACCACCGCGAATGGCAATCGGAAAACGCATTCTGGCATGATCAACTCCGTGAATGGGAGCGAGAGGTCGGGGAGGCGATCGGCGATCTGCCGAAGATCGAACAGGCGTTGCGTGGCCATGAACGACGATTGCAAACTCATGCCGCGGCGATTCGTCTGTACGAGCAGGTTGCCGCCGATCACGAACATCAACTTGCGGAACTGGTTCACGAAGGGGCGCCTTCGGCGGCCGGCTGCACCGCGCACAAGCACGGCAAGGAGTCGCGAAACCACGCTCAACAGCGCCAAGTTCATGAGGCGCTCAAGCGAACGCATCATACGTTTATGGCGCATTGGGCGATGCTCCTCGAAGCGCTCGGAGCCGTCGAAACGTAAAGGAAAGCATTGGGTTCGCAGCCGGTTTTCATTAAGCCTTGCCTGAGGGGAGAATAATCGATGTCGATTTTTATCATTATCGAATTGGCCGACGGCCTTGAACCGGTCGAGTTGCCTCCGGATCGAATTCCCGAGGACTTCGCTATCGCCGAAGGGGGCGTGCTCGTCGATGCAGGTCCCTTCGCATCGTTGGAAGAAGCGAACGATGCGATCGATAATTTGAAAGCGGAAGCGGAAGACGAAAAGGTTTAAGGGGCCGAAACGGCTCGAGTCGAGGGAGGAACGATGACCACCGACATCAGCCCGTCTCCGGTCGTAGGCCGTGAAGCGGTCGAGCGTTGGTTGACCGACGCGGCGAATCATCCCGACCATCCGCACGACGTGCAGCGGATCGAGACGCACATTTCGCAAGTGTTTCTTACGGATCGCTTCGTCTACAAATTAAAGAAACCGGTGCGCTTCGACTTCCTCGATTTCAATTCGCTCGAAAAGCGTGAGCATGCCTGCCGCGAAGAGTTGCGCCTCAATCGGCGCATGGCAGGCGACGTCTATAGGGCGGTCCTGCCGATCACGGCGGATCGCTGCGGTGCGCTTGCCCTCGACGGCTCGGGGACCGTAGTCGACTGGGTCGTGCAAATGCGGCGATTACCGGCCGATCGAATGCTCGACGAGTTGATCCGTACGGACAGACTGCATGAGTCCGAGGTTCGAAAGCTGACGGAGTACCTGGGCGGCTACTACAGTGCGATCGAGCCGCTCGTCGTTCGCCCGCGCGATTTTCACGCCGCGCTCGTCGCTAACGTCGAAGCCAACTTGGCTGCGCTGCTCGGGGCGGACGGTGTCGACACGACGCGGATTCGACGACTGCATATTTTTCAACTCCGATTGTTGAAGAGCAGGCCCGAGCTATTTCAGGCTCGGGTTCTCGACGGACGAATCATCGACGGTCACGGGGACTTGCGGCCGGAGCATATTTGCCTGACCGACCCGCCGGTAGTGTTCGACTGCTTGGAATTCAGCGCCGACCTGCGCCGCATCGACGTGCTCGACGAGCTTTGCTTCTTGGCGATGGAATGCGACGCGCTCGGGGCCGATTCGCTCGGCGAACGAGTCTTGAAACATTATTTCCAGCGATCGCAAGACCGCCCGCCGCCGGAACTAACGGCTTTCCATAAAACGTATCGCGCGTGCGTGCGAGCTAAGGTGGCGATCCTCAGAGGCGCTCAATTGCCCGCCGACGCGCGCGACGCCCAACGGCAACTGGGAGAGCGCTATCTCGCACTGGGCGATCGCTATCTTCGCGAAATCGACGCGCGCCCCGTGTTGATTCTCGTGACGGGACTGATGGGGACGGGGAAGACGACCTTGGCCCGCGTGCTCGCCGCGGAGCTAGGGATCGAGATGCTCCGGACGGACGACGTTCGAGACGAGCTTTTTCCGGCAGCCGGGGGAAACGACGCTTTCGGCCAAGGAAGATATTCTCCCGAGGCGCGTGCCCGCGTTTACGAAGAAGTCCTCCGTCGCGCGAGCGAGGCGCTGTCGAGAGGCGTTTCGATTATTCTCGACGGAACGTATACCAAGGCTTCGGATCGCGAGCTCGCACTTGAGCGAGGCCGAGCGGCCGAAGCCGATGTGCTGGCGGTAGAGTGCGTTTGCCCTCGCGAGGTGGCGCTGGAGCGCATTCAGACGCGGCTCCGGCAACCGCAGCCGGATGCTTCCGAGGCCCGACCGGAATTGTACGACCGCCAAGCTGCGCAACGGGATCCGCCGGCCGACTCCATCCCAACGTGCTCCGTCGACACCACGGAATCGCTCGCTGCGCAAACGGCTACGGTCATGGCAGCTTTGATCTAATCGGCCGACGAAACGTTTCGACAAGTAGCCGCCGATCTCGAAGAATTTCGCATGGAGCGCGCATATTCGCACTCCGTTGTGCGGATCGCGGAGCTGATCGTGCCCCACTGCCGTCTCTAACGTTGCCTAAGTCCGCCGACGAGAAAAAACGATCGATCGAGTTGGAGTGATTAGCAAGGCCGGACGACTCATTTGCGTTCACGCGCGCGGGGGTGTTGCGAACGGCGAACGGCCTCATGGTATGGCGTTTGCTTTTTGTGCCCCCGATAGACCGACGGACGCGGTTAAGAACTACGATACGCCTTTCTTGCGGCGTCATGAACCCGTGTCGCATCACCAGAAACGTCACTCAAGCGCTATCCAAGAGAATGGACGTTCTGTAAGGCCGGCATCAAGCCTACTCCCACAGACCGAAAGGTTTCGCCATGCACTTCCGCACCGATTACGAGTTCATCACGCTGAACGCGAAGTGCACGCACGTATTCGGTGAAACCTGGAAATGGATCACCGCTTTAGGCGTTGTCATGATGCTGCTCGGCGCGGTCGCGCTCGGAGCATCGATGTTCGTCACGCTGGCGACCATGGTCTTCATCGGGATGCTGATGCTCGTGGGAGGCCTCCTCCAAGCGATTCACGCGATCTCACTGCGACGATGGAGCGGTTACTACGTCGACCTGATCGCCGGGATCCTCTATGCGGCGGTCGGCTTCGTGCTCGTCGCTCATCCGGGTGCTACGGCCGTCGGCCTCACGTTGATCCTGGTCTTGTTCCTCTACTTGTCCGGTACTTTTCGCATTTTGATCGGGCTGGTAGGAAGCGATCGGGTTCGTCTATGGCTCTTGTTTTACGGTTTACTCAATCTGCTGCTCGGATACGTCATTTGGCACGACTGGCCGGTGGCGGGTCTATGGATTATCGGGCTTTTCATCGGCATCGAGATGTTCTGTAACGGCTGGTCGCTGGTCATGCTTGGCTTAGCGGTCAAGAAGCTCACGACGACGCATTGATCGTCAAGCGAAGCCCGATCCCTTGTCATGCTAAGATGTGCGATCAAGAAGCCGGCGGCGACGAATAAGACCGTCACCGGCAGAATGCCGCAATCCTTCCCCTCGATCGATTCCGATGTCATTGCCGCCGCAAGATTCCCCTCCGGTTCTCGGTGAACTCTATGTGAACGTCGCTTTCGATTGGGGCGACGAAATCGATTTGCGTCATGCTGCAACCTTGGCTCCTTCCCACGAACAGGAATTAGCCCGTCGAACCCGAACGCCCGCCTCGTTCGGCTATCGGCCTGCCCCGTTACGGTTTCCCCTGGGAAAGACGGTGATCGAGCACGCGGGTTCGGCGTCGATTTCCGTCCGCATCGAAGCCTCGGTCTTCGACTTCGGCGGCGTCAACGTTCGCGCCGTCGTCGAACTAGCGCATTCGTTCGAAGACTTGCGCCGGCTCGCCGGAAATCAAGGACTACTGCATGCGATCATTCGGGCAGCTCACAAAGGGGCAGAACCGCTCTACCACGCGCTGGGTCCCGCCATCAAGTTCCCGTCTTGGCAAGAGCTGGTCGAAGAGTATTTCATCTTCCGCTTCGAGCCTGCGTCGCTTCCTGCCGTGAACCGATTGCTGGAGAGTCACACGGATTGGCTGGCCGGTCTGCTTCGTTTAGAGCCTCACCCCTTAAGCGCCGAGCAAATCTCCGACGCCGTCGAACGAAAAGTCTCCTATGCACCCGGGGATCTCGTGATCGTCGACTGGGCGGCGGCCGTGATCGTCGACCAAGATTGCGAAGAGACGTTGCAAACCTTGGAATTCGCAAATCTGCAACTGCTTGAGTTTCGCTTAATCGATCGCCGTCTCGACGACTCGCTCAACCAAGCTTACAAAGTCATTCATTCGCTGGCGGGACGAAGAGGCTTCTCTCTTGCACGTAAGCAAGATCGTCGGTTGCGAGTCCTCGGCGATATCAAAATCGAGACCGAGTCCCTGTTCGAACGAGCCGGTAACGCACTCAAGCTCGTCGGCGATCAATACCTTTCAAAGGTTTACCGACTCGCGGCCGTGCGTTTGCATTTGGAAGAATGGTCAAAGAGCATTCACAACTCGCTCGATGTCGTCGAAAGCGTTTATCGGATACTTTCCGATCAAGCCGCGGCCGGACGGATCGAATTGCTGGAGGTGATCGTCATCGTATTGATCTCCGTCGAGATCCTGTTAACGCTCTTCGGCCGCTGAAAACCTCGGCGAACGTCGCCGAAGAGGGTCTTATCCCGGTCCTTGAGCGGGACGGAATCCTTCGATCAGTCCCAGCAGTTCCCGCACGTCGAACGGCTTATAACAGACCGCGTCGGGTGGAATGCCGCTCAGTTGTTCGCCGGAAGTGTCCGGGCGATGTCCGGTTATGAGAATCGTCCGAGCGTGAGATTCGAGGCGACGTACCGTCTGCAGCAGTTCCCGACCGTCTCCGTCGGGCAAACGTAAATCGACGAGCACGACTCCGAATCCGTTATCTTGCAATCGTGTGGTCGCCGACCGCAGGTCATGTGCGACGGCGACGCGATAGCCCTCGTCGCGCAGCAAGTCACACAAGCTGGCGCATAGTTCTCGATCGTCGTCGACGACCAAGACCAACGGTTGCTTGACCGCTTCATCGAGGAGCGTCACTAACTGAGAAAGGTCGACGGGCTTGGAGAGGATTTTCCAGAGCCCCGCTTTCATCCCGTGATCGACGCGAGGATGGTTCGGATAAGCCGTCGCGAGGACCGCGACGGTTTCCGGGCTTCGTTGCTTCATTTCGCGGTACAGCGCAATCCCGTCCATGCCCGGCATCATGAGGTCGAGCACCGCTAAGTCGTAACGTGCGGATCGCATTCGCTCGAGTGCTTCGAGCCCGTCGTTCGCCGTGTCGACTTGGTACCCCAAGTCGGTGAAGATGTCCGAAAGATTACGGCAAGCGTCCGCCTCATCGTCGACGATCAAAAGAGAAGGTAAGCGGTTCATGAACTGCTCCGGCTGGAACTCTCGGACGTGGCCAATCGTACCGTAAAGGTACTTCCCTGTGCGGGAACGCTCGTCACGTGAATCGAGCCGTGATGCTTTTCGACGATCGCCTTGGCCATCGCGAGTCCGAGCCCAAGCCCACGCGCCTTCGTCGAATAGAGCGGCTCCATCACGCGACTCAATACGTCTGCGGGAATGCCGATTCCGGTATCGGTGAAAGCGATCTCGATTCCCGCCTCGTCGGCGACGGCGCGGATAGCAAGGCTGCCTCCCTGAGGCATCGCGTCGCGCGCGTTGCGAATTAGGTTCGCAAACACGATTCGAATCTGCGCCGGATCGCCAAGGGCGGGGGGAAGCGTCGGGGGGAAGTCGATCTGAATCCGAATCTTGTCGGGAATGTGCTCGATCCTCAGGACTTCATTGACGCAATTCTCGATCGAGAACGGATTCAGTTCCGGATGCGGCATTTTCGCGAAGTTCGACAACGCGGTAATCGCATCGTTCGCCACGGTCACATGCTGATCGATTCGCCGTAGGTGTTCGCCGATCTTCTCGGGCGAGGCGCTCCGCGCATTCAATAGGTAGTACGCCGAAGTCTTGATCACATTCAAAGGGTTGCGCAGCTCATGTGCGATTCCGCCGGAGATCTGACCGATCGCCGCCAAGCGTTCATCTCGTCGGCGGCGCTCCAGATGCTCCGCTTGGTAAGCGTCTTCGATCTTGGCCAAGTCCAGGTCGATCAGCCTGTCGAGCGATTGAACCGCCGCGACGAGGTCTTCCGGATTTCCTTGCCACGTGCGACCTAACGCACCGATGAGACCGGATCGTAATCGAGACATAGCGACGTTCGTGAAGACTTGATCAAGGCCGATCTCGACATGCCGTCGACCGACGCGCCAGCGGCGCAGAACGTATTCTCGGTCGTATGGGCCCGACAGCAGCTCGCGCACCCATTGGATGAGCGACTGCTTGAGGCGATCGATTTGTGCGTCGCCGCCGGTGATGACGCTACGAGCCGCGGGATGACGCTCGATTTCGGAATAGAAGTCTTCGATCAGAGCCGGGAGAAACGTATCGAGACTCGACGCCACGGCCTGTACTCGACGAGCATCGTCGATGTTCCAGCCGACGTAAGCCTGAAGCTCACAATAGCGGTCATATAGCTTTTCAACATCCATCGTTCACTGCCCAGTCGAAGGATTTCCTAACCCCTCTCTATGCGATGGAGTCTCCTATTGCAA
This genomic interval from Planctomycetia bacterium contains the following:
- a CDS encoding AAA family ATPase — translated: MTTDISPSPVVGREAVERWLTDAANHPDHPHDVQRIETHISQVFLTDRFVYKLKKPVRFDFLDFNSLEKREHACREELRLNRRMAGDVYRAVLPITADRCGALALDGSGTVVDWVVQMRRLPADRMLDELIRTDRLHESEVRKLTEYLGGYYSAIEPLVVRPRDFHAALVANVEANLAALLGADGVDTTRIRRLHIFQLRLLKSRPELFQARVLDGRIIDGHGDLRPEHICLTDPPVVFDCLEFSADLRRIDVLDELCFLAMECDALGADSLGERVLKHYFQRSQDRPPPELTAFHKTYRACVRAKVAILRGAQLPADARDAQRQLGERYLALGDRYLREIDARPVLILVTGLMGTGKTTLARVLAAELGIEMLRTDDVRDELFPAAGGNDAFGQGRYSPEARARVYEEVLRRASEALSRGVSIILDGTYTKASDRELALERGRAAEADVLAVECVCPREVALERIQTRLRQPQPDASEARPELYDRQAAQRDPPADSIPTCSVDTTESLAAQTATVMAALI
- a CDS encoding HdeD family acid-resistance protein; amino-acid sequence: MHFRTDYEFITLNAKCTHVFGETWKWITALGVVMMLLGAVALGASMFVTLATMVFIGMLMLVGGLLQAIHAISLRRWSGYYVDLIAGILYAAVGFVLVAHPGATAVGLTLILVLFLYLSGTFRILIGLVGSDRVRLWLLFYGLLNLLLGYVIWHDWPVAGLWIIGLFIGIEMFCNGWSLVMLGLAVKKLTTTH
- a CDS encoding response regulator; translated protein: MNRLPSLLIVDDEADACRNLSDIFTDLGYQVDTANDGLEALERMRSARYDLAVLDLMMPGMDGIALYREMKQRSPETVAVLATAYPNHPRVDHGMKAGLWKILSKPVDLSQLVTLLDEAVKQPLVLVVDDDRELCASLCDLLRDEGYRVAVAHDLRSATTRLQDNGFGVVLVDLRLPDGDGRELLQTVRRLESHARTILITGHRPDTSGEQLSGIPPDAVCYKPFDVRELLGLIEGFRPAQGPG